One genomic window of Desulfovibrio psychrotolerans includes the following:
- a CDS encoding methyl-accepting chemotaxis protein, with protein MGTRAVDIGQVMNVINDIADQTNLLALNAAIEAARAGDAGRGFAVVADEVRKLAEKTMTATKEVGSAIQSIQESSKAAGSEMQQALAAVQEVTESANASGLALRRIVELADKTSMQVQSIATAAEEQSATSEQINRAVEEITRIATDTMETMNLAATDVFGLSGRASDLKLIISRMQNGEDHACTEAHADGKAVPCWVHKNCGREKGGKKEKEMGVCPAWPDHGFSCASVTGTYCGGVVQETFAKKIANCAKCDFFKSTHYDRESIHAAFEKAPSGPGLKPRIPLR; from the coding sequence CTGGGCACGCGCGCCGTGGACATAGGACAGGTGATGAACGTCATTAACGACATCGCGGACCAGACCAACCTGCTGGCTCTGAACGCGGCCATTGAGGCTGCCCGTGCGGGAGATGCCGGGCGGGGATTTGCCGTGGTTGCCGACGAGGTGCGCAAGCTGGCAGAAAAAACCATGACCGCCACCAAGGAAGTGGGCAGCGCCATCCAGTCCATACAGGAAAGCTCCAAGGCCGCGGGCAGTGAAATGCAGCAGGCCCTTGCTGCCGTGCAGGAAGTGACGGAAAGCGCCAACGCCTCCGGTCTGGCGCTGCGCAGGATTGTGGAGCTTGCGGATAAGACCAGCATGCAGGTGCAGTCCATAGCCACAGCCGCTGAGGAGCAGTCTGCCACCTCGGAACAGATAAACCGGGCCGTGGAAGAGATAACCCGCATTGCCACAGACACCATGGAGACCATGAACCTTGCGGCAACAGACGTTTTTGGCCTTTCCGGCAGGGCAAGCGACCTTAAGCTTATCATCTCGCGCATGCAAAACGGAGAAGACCACGCCTGCACCGAGGCCCATGCAGACGGCAAGGCCGTTCCGTGCTGGGTGCACAAGAACTGCGGAAGGGAAAAAGGCGGCAAAAAGGAAAAAGAAATGGGCGTGTGCCCCGCATGGCCCGACCATGGCTTCAGTTGCGCCTCGGTTACCGGAACCTACTGCGGCGGGGTGGTGCAGGAAACCTTTGCCAAAAAGATAGCCAACTGTGCCAAGTGCGACTTTTTTAAAAGCACCCACTATGACCGGGAAAGTATACACGCGGCCTTTGAAAAGGCGCCCTCCGGCCCCGGCCTCAAGCCCCGTATACCGCTTCGCTGA
- a CDS encoding YajQ family cyclic di-GMP-binding protein: MPSFDVVNKVDLQELDNAVNNVKKEVETRFDFRGSQTEITLDKGSKRVSIVTADEMKIKAVGEMLQAHCIKRKLDPKVLEFKNMEPTSRGAVKREVHIREGISKEQAQKIVKDIKATKLKVQAAIQDEQVRVTGKKIDELQEVITLLRAGEYDVPLQFVNMKS, encoded by the coding sequence ATGCCCTCATTTGACGTTGTGAACAAGGTGGACTTGCAGGAACTGGACAACGCCGTGAACAACGTGAAAAAGGAAGTGGAAACGCGCTTCGATTTTCGCGGTTCTCAGACGGAAATCACGCTGGATAAGGGTTCCAAGCGTGTCAGCATTGTCACCGCTGATGAGATGAAGATAAAGGCTGTGGGCGAAATGCTGCAGGCCCACTGCATAAAGCGCAAGCTGGATCCCAAGGTGCTGGAGTTCAAGAATATGGAACCCACATCGCGCGGAGCGGTAAAGCGCGAGGTGCATATACGGGAAGGCATTTCCAAGGAACAGGCGCAAAAAATCGTCAAGGATATCAAAGCCACCAAGCTTAAGGTGCAGGCTGCCATTCAGGATGAGCAGGTGCGCGTTACCGGAAAGAAAATTGACGAATTGCAGGAAGTGATCACCCTGCTCCGGGCAGGGGAGTACGATGTGCCGCTACAGTTTGTGAATATGAAATCCTGA
- a CDS encoding DEAD/DEAH box helicase: protein MSFTHFSLHPSLLETVAEQGFIAPTPIQERAIPPAMEGRDVLGLAQTGTGKTAAFVLPMLDSLHEGPLNVVRGLVVAPTRELAGQIHDDIRLFARRTRLRSVPIFGGVGFHGQVLQMRAGAEILVACPGRLLDHVRQGTVDLSAVEILVLDEADMMFDMGFLDDVREILRLTRTRRQTLMFSATMPEPVQALVEDNMRHPVLVEVNTACPAETVSHALYPVAPHLKTPLLKTMLRTLGYDSMLVFTRTRHGARRLWQQLGKVGFNVACLQGNLSQRRRQAALEGFRRGKYAVLVATDIAARGLDISSVSHVINYDFPPTVDTYIHRIGRTGRACRTGKAITFVTPEDEPMVRTLERAMGESLPVCLVPGFDYSEDRRSMDARPAKVPRVPRPKRVARAFMPTQVEHETPDALRNQRPPRQPAPHAGNVRGILHPLPPQNAPDGGKSPGTGKAGSVVPGRTQKAAGSAGGRSKGTQKVQTGARPPRAGKGIVAPPAGRAEEACAEKRGTRMDPSVKILGEEPEGGKGRD from the coding sequence TTGAGCTTCACCCATTTTTCCCTGCACCCCAGCCTGCTGGAAACCGTGGCGGAACAAGGCTTCATCGCGCCCACGCCCATTCAGGAGCGGGCCATTCCCCCCGCCATGGAGGGCAGGGATGTGCTCGGGCTTGCCCAGACAGGCACGGGCAAAACGGCGGCCTTTGTCCTGCCCATGCTGGACAGCCTGCACGAAGGCCCCCTGAACGTGGTGCGCGGGCTGGTGGTGGCTCCCACCCGGGAACTTGCCGGGCAGATCCATGACGATATCCGCCTCTTTGCGCGGCGCACGCGGCTGCGCAGCGTGCCCATCTTCGGCGGGGTGGGCTTCCACGGTCAGGTTCTCCAGATGCGGGCGGGGGCAGAAATTCTTGTGGCCTGTCCGGGGCGGCTGCTCGACCATGTGCGGCAGGGCACGGTAGACCTTTCCGCTGTGGAGATTTTGGTTCTGGACGAAGCCGACATGATGTTCGACATGGGTTTTCTGGACGATGTGCGCGAAATTTTGCGGCTTACCCGTACCCGGCGGCAGACTCTCATGTTTTCCGCCACCATGCCGGAACCCGTGCAGGCGCTGGTGGAAGACAATATGCGGCATCCCGTGCTTGTGGAGGTAAATACCGCCTGCCCGGCAGAAACCGTCTCCCATGCCCTGTATCCCGTTGCCCCGCACCTCAAAACCCCTCTGCTCAAGACCATGCTGCGCACGCTGGGGTATGATTCCATGCTGGTGTTCACCCGCACCAGGCACGGGGCGCGGCGGCTGTGGCAGCAACTGGGCAAGGTGGGGTTCAATGTGGCCTGCCTGCAGGGCAACCTGTCCCAAAGGCGGCGGCAGGCCGCGCTGGAAGGATTCAGGCGGGGCAAGTATGCCGTTCTTGTGGCTACGGACATCGCCGCCCGCGGGCTGGATATTTCTTCCGTATCCCATGTCATTAACTACGATTTTCCGCCCACGGTAGATACCTACATCCATCGTATAGGCCGAACGGGCAGAGCCTGCCGCACGGGAAAGGCCATCACTTTTGTCACGCCCGAAGATGAGCCCATGGTGCGCACGCTGGAACGCGCCATGGGAGAATCGCTTCCCGTCTGCCTCGTTCCCGGTTTTGATTACAGCGAAGACAGGCGGAGCATGGACGCGCGTCCCGCCAAGGTACCACGGGTGCCCCGTCCCAAAAGGGTGGCCCGTGCCTTCATGCCCACCCAGGTGGAGCATGAGACGCCGGATGCGCTGCGCAATCAGCGCCCGCCAAGGCAACCCGCCCCTCATGCGGGTAACGTACGCGGCATTCTTCACCCTCTGCCGCCGCAGAACGCCCCCGATGGGGGAAAATCCCCCGGTACCGGCAAGGCGGGATCGGTCGTACCCGGCAGAACGCAGAAGGCTGCGGGGAGTGCAGGCGGCAGAAGCAAAGGGACTCAGAAAGTTCAGACAGGCGCAAGACCGCCGCGTGCCGGAAAAGGAATTGTCGCCCCGCCTGCGGGTCGTGCGGAAGAAGCCTGTGCAGAAAAGCGAGGGACCCGCATGGACCCATCTGTAAAGATACTCGGCGAAGAACCGGAAGGCGGCAAGGGCCGGGATTAA